The DNA segment CGTTACCATGACTTGGCAAAATTTTTAAATAAGCACGGCGTTTATGTGGCAGGGGAGGATCACCTGGGCCACGGCCACACGGCACGGGACAAGGCCCATTTAGGCGACTTCGGACGCGGGGATACCGTGACCTATGTGTTAAAGGACATTCGCACACTGCACAACCGCCTTCGAGCTCTGGACGTGCCGGTGTACTTCCTCGGTCACTCCATGGGGTCTTTTATCCTGCGTTACTATCTGTCCATGACCAAGGTGGATCGGGCCGTGATTATGGGGACAGGCAACACGCCATCGTCTCTGGCCTCCCTGTTGGTCTTCTTGGCACGCATGGATGGTCGTCTGCACGGCAGCAGCCACCGAAGCGCCTTTTTGCAAAAACTCACCACAGGTAACCTCATCACGCATGCCGATGAGGGCAGTTGGCTTTCCTATAATGAAGCAAATGTCAAAGCTTACTATGCTGATCCTTTAAACGCACAAGCTTTTGCGCCAAGCGGCTACATCTTTTTAGGCAAGCTCCTCGATGCCATTGCAAAGCCGCAGTGCTACACGCAGACAAAAGGCTCGGAGCTCCTTCTCATTTCGGGGGCTGACGATCCGTTAAACGCGAACGATGCCGTAAAACACGTCTATGATAACTACCTAAAGGCCGGTGTCACCGCCGAGATGGTCTTAATGGCACATATGCGTCACGAAGTCTTGAACGAAGACGGACGGGAAGAGGTAAAAAAAAGACTCCTTCATTTTTTCGACGAAGGAGTCCGCACATCCACAGAATCACTATAAAGAAGCTTCGGCTTCTTTTTTTATGCCTGCAAATCCCTTGCCAGACTCTCAATTTCCTCCGGCTTGGTGCGATAAGTGGTAACAAAACGTAGGACACGTTCTGTCTCATTAAGCGGCATGACTTCAAACAGGTTGTTGACTTTCAGCGCATCGATTTTATCTGCCGGATATCGAATAAAAATTTGATTGGATACCGGCGGCATATAAAAAGTTACCCTGTTTTGGATCGCTTTCGCGAGATCCATCGCAGCTTGGTGCGCCCGCCGTCCCAACTCGTAATAGAGTCCATTGTCAAAAAGCGCCTCGAACTGCGCACCAAGGAGAAAGCCCTTGGCCATGACAGCTCCGCGCTGTTTCATATAGTGACGTAGGCCTGCTTTGAGACGCTCTTCTTTTACCACAACCGCTTCACCGAAGAGTGCACCGTTTTTCGTACCGCCTAAGGTGAACATATCACAGACCCTCGGCAAGTCACCTATACCCACATTGCTTGCCGCAAGACCTGCCGCCATGCGTGCACCGTCTATAAACAGATAGAGTCCGGCTTTCGTCGTCACATCATAAAGGCGTTCCAGTTCCTGAAGCTGATAGACCGTCCCCAGCTCTGTCGTCTGAGAAATATAAACCACACGCGGTACAATATGATGCTCTTCGGTGAGCTCCGCAATTTTTTTCTCCAGCAGCGCCGCTGTAAGCTTGCCGTCCTCCGTATCAATACCTTCGATTTTATGGGCCGTCGCTTCAATGGAACCGGCTTCATGGGCGTTAAT comes from the Peptoniphilus equinus genome and includes:
- a CDS encoding threonine aldolase family protein translates to MNIFLNDYNDIGHKAVLEKLQTIEKCGHYGYGYDIYTAQAKALIRKEVDDESVAVEFVSGGTMANIIALTSSLRGYEGIIAARTGHINAHEAGSIEATAHKIEGIDTEDGKLTAALLEKKIAELTEEHHIVPRVVYISQTTELGTVYQLQELERLYDVTTKAGLYLFIDGARMAAGLAASNVGIGDLPRVCDMFTLGGTKNGALFGEAVVVKEERLKAGLRHYMKQRGAVMAKGFLLGAQFEALFDNGLYYELGRRAHQAAMDLAKAIQNRVTFYMPPVSNQIFIRYPADKIDALKVNNLFEVMPLNETERVLRFVTTYRTKPEEIESLARDLQA
- a CDS encoding alpha/beta hydrolase; the protein is MMEHIYYPSSNGEDTVHGILWPVEHPRYCVQIIHGMQEHIGRYHDLAKFLNKHGVYVAGEDHLGHGHTARDKAHLGDFGRGDTVTYVLKDIRTLHNRLRALDVPVYFLGHSMGSFILRYYLSMTKVDRAVIMGTGNTPSSLASLLVFLARMDGRLHGSSHRSAFLQKLTTGNLITHADEGSWLSYNEANVKAYYADPLNAQAFAPSGYIFLGKLLDAIAKPQCYTQTKGSELLLISGADDPLNANDAVKHVYDNYLKAGVTAEMVLMAHMRHEVLNEDGREEVKKRLLHFFDEGVRTSTESL